In the genome of Nitratireductor sp. GISD-1A_MAKvit, the window GCCAGTGCATTCACACTGCCCAAACTGGGGCAGATCGTCGACCGGTACCCGGCGCGACAGGTCACCTTCATCATCATTCCGCTTCTGGCACTTGCCTGTGTTTCGATGGCGCTGTCGCAATCCATCATCGTTCTCGTTGTCACGATCTACATGCTGCGCCTTTTTGGGCAGGGGATGATGACACACAATTCGCTGACGGCCATGGGACGCTGGTTTTCAGCTCAGCGCGGCCGTGCCGTGTCGGTGGCCACGCTTGGTCACAATGTGGGTGAGGCGGTCCTGCCGCTTGCTTTCGTGGCTGTTGCAGCGCTGGTGGGGTGGCGCAACAGCTGGTTCATTGCCGCAGCTTTGCTGGTCCTCTTCGCGCTTCCGGTCATCTCTGGTCTGATAGCCGTGGAGCGAGCGCCTCGTGCAAGCGACCCCGTTTCACGAAAAAGCCTTGTGCGCGACTGGACGCGCGGCGAAGTCGTGCGGGATCCGGTGTTCTATCTGCTCCTGCTGGGCGTCATGGCGCCGGGCTTCATTGGAACCACGATCTTTTTTCACCAGATATATCTGGTGGAGCTGCGTGGCTGGTCGCTTGAAGTGTTTGCTTCCTCGTTCACGTTCATGGCGACCATGACGGTGATTTTCGCGTTGATTTCGGGTCAGCTCATTGACCGGTTCTCTGCGGTCGCGCTCTTGCCCGGCTTTCTGCTTCCGCTGGGGGCTGCCTGTCTGATCCTGGCTGCCAGCGATGCGCAGTGGAGCGCTTTCGCTTTCATGGGCCTGATGGGGATATCCTATGGTTTTTCCTCAACGCTGTTCGGTGCGCTCTGGCCAGAGGTCTACGGCATTCGGCACCTCGGTTCCATTCGTGCGCTTACGGTTGCGATCATGGTCTTTGCCACCGCCATGGGGCCGGGGATTACCGGCTTCCTGATCGATCGCGGTGTGAGCTATCCGTTGCAGATCGGGGTGATGGGCTTTTATTGCCTGGGTGCGAGCGTGGTGCTTTTCGTCGTTTCGCGCGGTTTGAGTGTGCGTCTCAGAAGTGCGTGAGGTCAGGTTCTTCTTGCCTGTACCGGCAGTTTTGGGTACGCCGCACTCATGACAGTCACCGTTCGTTTTGCGCCGTCCCCGACGGGCCACATCCATATTGGAAACATACGCACAGCGCTCTTCAACTGGCTCTTTGCCAGGAAGAATGATGGTCGCTTCATTCTGCGTTTCGACGACACGGATGTGGAAAGGTCGCGTCGGGAATATGCTGAAGGTATAGCCCGCGATCTCTCTTGGCTCGGCATCGAGCCGGACCAGACAGTCGCTCAGTCCGCGCGCTTTGATCGATACGATCGCGCTGCAGAGCGGCTCAAGTCTGCGGGGCTTCTCTATCCCTGCTATGAGACGCCCGAGGAATTGGAACGCCGGCGCAGGATCCGTCTGTCACGTCGCTTGCCTCCCGTTTATGGCCGTGAGGCGCTCAAGCTCACTGACGATGATAAAGCCATGTATGAGGCCGAGGGGCGCAAACCGCACTGGCGCTTCCTTCTGCCGAATTTTTCCCAAGACCCTTTTGCAACGCGGCGCACCGAAATGCACTGGGACGATGTCGTACGCGGACCGCAGACCGTCGATCTCGCGTCCATGTCCGATCCCGTTCTGATCCGGGCCGACGGCACGTATCTTTACACGCTGCCTTCAGTCGTTGACGACATTGAACTCGGTGTCAGTCACATCATCCGGGGGGACGACCATGTCACCAACACGGGTGCGCAGCTTGCCCTGTTTCGTGCACTTGATGCCCAACCGCCCGCCTTCGGACATCACAACCTGCTCACCACCGCGTCGGGAGAAGGGCTTTCCAAGCGCACAGGAGCGCTTTCGATTGCGAGCCTGCGTGAGGCGGGTATCGAGCCCATGGCCGTGGCATCCCTCGCCGTTCTGATCGGCACATCCGAAAACGTCACGGCGGTCACAACCATGGAAGAGCTGGTCGCACTGTTCGAACCCACATCCACGTCGAAGTCAGCGGCGAAATTTGATCCTGCGGAGCTGTCTGGACTCAGCAGGCATCTTATTCAGGCAATGTCGTTTGATCAGGTCGCCGAGAGGCTTTCCGGGTTGGGGATCGCAGGGCACGAAGCCGAGGCTTTCTGGCTGGCTGTGCGCGGCAATCTCGAAAGGGTTGCCGACGCATCCGTCTGGTGGCGCATTGTCAAAGACAAGCCGGCAGA includes:
- a CDS encoding MFS transporter; protein product: MSYLNFLRDNARWLAGGFLLTLFSSFGQTFFISLSAGDIRTEYGLSHGAFGTLYMLATLASAFTLPKLGQIVDRYPARQVTFIIIPLLALACVSMALSQSIIVLVVTIYMLRLFGQGMMTHNSLTAMGRWFSAQRGRAVSVATLGHNVGEAVLPLAFVAVAALVGWRNSWFIAAALLVLFALPVISGLIAVERAPRASDPVSRKSLVRDWTRGEVVRDPVFYLLLLGVMAPGFIGTTIFFHQIYLVELRGWSLEVFASSFTFMATMTVIFALISGQLIDRFSAVALLPGFLLPLGAACLILAASDAQWSAFAFMGLMGISYGFSSTLFGALWPEVYGIRHLGSIRALTVAIMVFATAMGPGITGFLIDRGVSYPLQIGVMGFYCLGASVVLFVVSRGLSVRLRSA
- the gltX gene encoding glutamate--tRNA ligase, with product MTVTVRFAPSPTGHIHIGNIRTALFNWLFARKNDGRFILRFDDTDVERSRREYAEGIARDLSWLGIEPDQTVAQSARFDRYDRAAERLKSAGLLYPCYETPEELERRRRIRLSRRLPPVYGREALKLTDDDKAMYEAEGRKPHWRFLLPNFSQDPFATRRTEMHWDDVVRGPQTVDLASMSDPVLIRADGTYLYTLPSVVDDIELGVSHIIRGDDHVTNTGAQLALFRALDAQPPAFGHHNLLTTASGEGLSKRTGALSIASLREAGIEPMAVASLAVLIGTSENVTAVTTMEELVALFEPTSTSKSAAKFDPAELSGLSRHLIQAMSFDQVAERLSGLGIAGHEAEAFWLAVRGNLERVADASVWWRIVKDKPADDATLTVEDRGFVHEAAQYLPPEPWDSETWRLWTAEIKSGTGRKGRSLFMPLRIALTGREQGPELAGLLPLLGREETLARLS